GATCCTGCTCGACGCCGAGGGCGACCTCACCGTCCTCAACGCGGCCGCGACGCCGCTTCCCCTTGGCGTCGTGGACAAGGTCGCCGCCGACATCGAGACGCGCCTGGACAACCGCTTCCTCGACCTTCGCAAGCCCGAGATCGCCGCCGTCTTTGCCGTCCGCAGCGAGATCGTGGGCGCGGGCGTCGAATGGTTCCGCAAGAACGGCTTCGCGCAGATCCACACTCCGCGCGTCATCGGCTCGGCAAGCGAAGGCGGAACCGACCTCTTCAAGGTCCGCTACTTCGAGCGCGACGCATACCTCTCCCAAAGCCCGCAGCTCTACAAGCAGATGATGATGGCCTCCGGCCTCGACCGCGTCTTCGAGGTCGCCACGTATTTCCGCGCCGAGAAGCACAACACGCCGCGGCATCTGAACGAGATCACCGCGTTTGACGCCGAAATCGCCTTCGTCGAGTCCGAGGAGGACGTGCTGCGCGCGCTCGAAGGCCTCCTCGGGCACATCTGGCAAAGCGTCGCGCAGCGTTGCGCGCAGGAGCTTGCCACGCTTGGCGTCACGCTCCCCGTCCCCCCCGCGCGCTTCCTGCGCATCCCGTACGCCGACGCGGTCGAGCGCGCCAACGCCACCGGCCGCCTCGCGCAGCCCGTCACGCCGGGCGAGGACCTCTCCGCGGAGGCCGAGCGCGTGCTTGGCGAGGAACTCCGCAAGGAGGGCCACGACTTCTACTTCCTCACGCGTTACCCCGAAGCCGTGCGGCCGTTCTACACGTACGTGGACGACAACGGCCGCGACAGCCGCAGCTTCGACCTCGAGTACCGAGGGCTCGAGATCACCTCGGGCGCGCAACGCGAGCACCGGCCCGACAAGCTTGCCGCGCGCATCGAGCACAAAGGGCTGAACCCGGCGGACTTTGAAGGCTACCTCAAGGCGTTCCGCTACGGCATGCCCCCGCACGGCGGCTTTGGCATGGGCATCGACCGGCTCGTCATGGTCATGCTGGGCCTCGACAACATCCGCGAGGGCGTGCTGTTCCCGAGGGACAGGACGCGGTTGGCGCCGTAGCTCCCTTCCGGCCCTTTCCTCGATTCGACTACGAGGTTAGGAAACACTTCAAATAGTTCTGGGCGAACGAGTGCATGCCCAACCGCCTTGCGCGGGAGGGAGGCACACCCCCGATGACCGAAGCGTTGTCCCTCGACGGCCACCCGATGCAACCGCCGCCTGGCCCAAGCCCGCCTTCGCCGCGCGTACGGTCGATCTCGACCCTCGCCACGACGATGTCGCTCATCCGCAGCGCGCCAACGCACATCGGTGGAGCGTATCGGACGCGCGACGGGACGATCCCTCCGGTCTTCGGCAACTGATTTCCTGCGCAGTTGCGCAGTAAACCGATCACCCCGACCAACCACACCGGGCCCTTTGGATCCGCCGGGGGGCCCGGAACCCCCCTTCTATTGCACGCCTGCAACGACGAGCTCCGGCGCCCGTTCGGGCGCCTGCCTGCGTTTCTGCCGCTCGAACCACGCGTGCGCCGGAACACCCGTTGCGATGAGCGCAAGTCCGATGAGCGCGGAGAGCGTCGTGCTCGGGTTGAGCAGGATGACGGCCGTGACGAAGACGGCGCTTGCGAGGAACAGGAGCGGGACGAAGGGATAGCCGGGCGTGCGGTACGGGCGCGGGAGGTCCGGTCGCGTGCGCCGCAGCCGGAAGTATCCGACGGCCGTGGGGATGTAGAAGAGCCACAGGCCAAAGACGGCCAGGATCGCAAGCTGCGCAAACACTCCCGTGAGCGCAAGCAGGCTTGCCCATTCGACCATGAGGAGGGTGGCGACGCCGGGCGTGGCGAACCTCGACAGGCGGGCGAAGCTTCCAAAGAACATGCCGTCGCGCGCCATGGCGTAGGGAATGCGCGGCGCGGCGAGAACGTAGCCGTTCACGGTCCCAAACGTGCTGATGCCGGCAACGACGGCCACAAGCGCGGCGGCGCCAAGGCCAAAGGCGAGCTGCGCGGCCGTCGTCGCGATGCGGCCGTTGGGATCGGCGCCCGTCGCAAGCGCCGTCGGGAGGTCGACGGCGACGACCATGGCAAGCGCGAAGAGGATGTACAGCGCGGCCACGAGGCTTACGCCCAGCACGAGCGCGCGCGGGATCGTGCGCTGCGGGTCCTTCACCTCGCTTGCCACATACGTGATGACGGGCCATCCGTCGTAGGCAAACAGCGAGCGCGAGAGGGCCACTGCAAACGCGACGAGAAGCCCGGCGCCGGCGGCCGAGGCGGCGCCCGCGAAGGGATCGTGCGTGGGGCGGTAGAAGAGGAGGATGCCGGCAAGAAGGCCCACGATGCCGACGAGCTTGGCCACCGTAAAGACGACCTGCACGCGCGCCCCGTGACGTGTGCCAAGGTAGTTCACGCCGGCCAGAAGCCAGATGCAGCCGATGGCCACAAACGCGACGCCGTACTTCGGGATCGTGAGCCCTTCTGCGACCTCGATCGCGCGGCCGGGCAGCGGCACGAGGAGGTCGACGAAGAGGGCAAACGCGGAGGCGACGGCGGCGAGGATGCCCGCCTGCACGACCCAGAAGTTCGTCCATCCGAAGAGGAACGCCCAGCGGTCGCCCATCGACTCGCGGAGGAAGACGTACTGGCCGCCGGCCCGGGGGAACATCGTTCCAAGCTCGGCGAAGGTGAGCGCGCCGGCAAGCGCAAGCACGGCGCCGGCCACCCACGCGAGGAGCATGACAAGCGGACTTCCGACGTCGAGCAGCATGACGCCGGGCAGCAGCAGGATGCCGGAGCCCACCATGCTGCCGACGATGAGCGTCGTCGCCTCGCGCAGGCCAAGCTCCTGCCGAAGTCCGGGCGCCGGCGAAGCCATGCGGGGGCCAAAGGCGCGTCCCGGTCATAAAGCACGAGCGAAGGCCGCGCGATCTGCCATAGGAAGTTGACCAAAAACTTTATGGCGTCCGGTCGGGGTCGAACGTCGAAGCGACATGTCGCGCCCACGCAGGGGTGGAGGCCCCCTGGGAGCGGTCCTTGCGTTGACCTTGCTCGCCGCAGCCGCCGCAACGGCCGGCTCCCCCGCCCAGGTGGGCGCCGGCGCCGAGCTTCGGGCCGGCGTCGCCTCCGTTCTTGCCTCCGCGCAGGGCTTCGACCCGACCTTCGAGCTCACCTTCTCCTTCGAACGCGCCGTCGTGTAC
This genomic stretch from Candidatus Thermoplasmatota archaeon harbors:
- the aspS gene encoding aspartate--tRNA(Asn) ligase; translated protein: MAGLSQRRYASELTADLLGKRATIAGWLQDVRNQGKIAFFFVRDRTGVVQVVAKLNDVGAERFARYAAVPRESVVALTGLVNASKAKAGGYEILLDAEGDLTVLNAAATPLPLGVVDKVAADIETRLDNRFLDLRKPEIAAVFAVRSEIVGAGVEWFRKNGFAQIHTPRVIGSASEGGTDLFKVRYFERDAYLSQSPQLYKQMMMASGLDRVFEVATYFRAEKHNTPRHLNEITAFDAEIAFVESEEDVLRALEGLLGHIWQSVAQRCAQELATLGVTLPVPPARFLRIPYADAVERANATGRLAQPVTPGEDLSAEAERVLGEELRKEGHDFYFLTRYPEAVRPFYTYVDDNGRDSRSFDLEYRGLEITSGAQREHRPDKLAARIEHKGLNPADFEGYLKAFRYGMPPHGGFGMGIDRLVMVMLGLDNIREGVLFPRDRTRLAP
- a CDS encoding APC family permease, encoding MASPAPGLRQELGLREATTLIVGSMVGSGILLLPGVMLLDVGSPLVMLLAWVAGAVLALAGALTFAELGTMFPRAGGQYVFLRESMGDRWAFLFGWTNFWVVQAGILAAVASAFALFVDLLVPLPGRAIEVAEGLTIPKYGVAFVAIGCIWLLAGVNYLGTRHGARVQVVFTVAKLVGIVGLLAGILLFYRPTHDPFAGAASAAGAGLLVAFAVALSRSLFAYDGWPVITYVASEVKDPQRTIPRALVLGVSLVAALYILFALAMVVAVDLPTALATGADPNGRIATTAAQLAFGLGAAALVAVVAGISTFGTVNGYVLAAPRIPYAMARDGMFFGSFARLSRFATPGVATLLMVEWASLLALTGVFAQLAILAVFGLWLFYIPTAVGYFRLRRTRPDLPRPYRTPGYPFVPLLFLASAVFVTAVILLNPSTTLSALIGLALIATGVPAHAWFERQKRRQAPERAPELVVAGVQ